A genome region from Dickeya dadantii NCPPB 898 includes the following:
- a CDS encoding amino acid adenylation domain-containing protein, whose translation MSNKSMEPASLSYGQRALWFQHYANNKTPFNHLSFAAKILSGKDPARLYKALNYLFHQYDSLRMKYVEHDGDIFQQVVHDIDLPLVEIDATALDNSELLANIADAADEPYDLSSGILMKAKLYHCLNGELVLFLGFHHIAVDLWSMSHFIKELGKAFACQHPEEPLWQERLNNYIEFINYQSSVMQGSKGEALLNYWRTELGQDIPVLQLPEDKLRPVNKSYHAASIRFELPEKLEEELRTFAKKQGVSLYPVLLAIYNVLLHKYSAQTDIVVGSPCAGRSRAHFRETFGFFVNILVNRQRVEPTMPFRALVAEINQRTAKHLRKQDYPHAALHQKIALQHDRSRSPFYDVEFVYDHPRFIEDIAPFIQGWNGARLELGELVFESLAFEKRWLERDLQLFIAQGRDKLYCTLSYNQDLFFTQTAQRFVRHFINLLSAAIREPDSTIGSLDCLSSQEREQILQQWNQTKRSYPDVGWGHDWLQRQARETPYRTALSFAGHQLTYQQLDQRIDRLAAVLSARGIMAESMVPVFMHRSVDMVTAIHAIMRAGGAYVPIDPDLPVERIKWMLDEVSANLVLTQKALLRQWEATGIEDTVLVVDDDNLPVVPINSVTLTADNAAYMIYTSGSTGRPKGVVNTHGGIRNRILWMQEALQLTSDDRVLQKTPYSFDVSVWEFLWPFLAGAQLVIARPGGHKDAEYLIDLIITEAVTTLHFVPSMLQLFLSNPRCGECTSLKRVVCSGEVLPVELVRQFYRQFSDCTLYNLYGPTEAAVDVSWWQCRPTDDLAIVPIGYPIANTQLYILDENLNPVPIGVAGELYIAGCQLARGYWNQPTLTAERFIANPFAGRAEQRMYKTGDIARYRDNGEIEYLGRSDFQVKIRGFRIELGEIEARLKVHHQIKDAVVMTYGEGDEKFLCAWLVADTELSLIALREYLSKSLPEYMVPSHFSRLNQLPLSPNGKLDRKALPTPEPDNSLYARQQYVAPTDDIESRLVDIFRHLLAVEHVGIEDDFFLLGGHSLKAMTLIGEINKTLHVKLSINDIFANTQVKALAALIRNCSPSEQIVIVPVSDKSSYPASFAQRRLYMIEQLNGVGTSYNMAGALLVEGVLDHTRLEEAFLQLIQQHESLRTSFAMESDVIVQRIHPDVPFSISTDEVIDAQVDDLITRFVRPFDLGHAPLLRVGVARVGDERHILLFDMHHIISDGVSIALLIDDFVRLYAGEQTLPRSIHYKDFSAWQHQWLSSPASSAEEQYWLETFADQAPVLNLMTDYPRPPVLNFDGSSIELSADPVLSGKLRTLARETGATLYMVMLAAYNVMLAKYSGQHDIVVGSPVACRPLAETQNVIGMFVNTLAMRNTPHHDQTFRTFLHSVKQNAVQAFEHQNYPFEQLVEKLDIPRDASRNPLFDTLFALQNTESGRWDIAGLRFTPWPLASVTAKFDLAITAYDADEQIRFNWSYRTCLFKQATIEQMAGHFINILQQVTENVDVRIEDVNLLSATEQHQLLCEFNNTTTDYPDNKLFHTLFEQQAARLPDCPAVVLGNKQLTYRQLNNKANRLAALLRAKGVRANQPVGIMAVRSIELIVGILGIFKSGGVYLPLDPQLPTERIAYMLEDSHSEFLLMVGPGNNAIPFHGNVIDLTAFPEEEIYCHELENSVQPTDLAYIIYTSGSTGKPKGVMIEHRSFVNFLYAMYDGYAGDIGPGDRGLTLSSISFDVTIFELFLPLAFGACLVLYENTDFVEPRELAQTLIEQAITLTYIPPSLLNEVNDELHQSKVPLVLNKLMVAVEPFKAQALDNYLSLNPAMTILNGYGPTESTVLATVFPYQRGTVDGKYVPIGKPLPNIRIMILNGDRLVPVGVVGELCIVGEGLSRGYLNLPDVTAEKFIASPYTSERMYRTGDLARWLPDGNIEFIGRADFQVKMRGYRIELGEIESNLQLLAGIKKVVVLAWKDDFRGMYLAAYLSYKDGQQPYSVETLREHLAQSLPSYMIPLHFMVMVQIPVTTNGKIDRKKLPRPTDLTQESTQPNQLFNDTEAQLASLWSELLGKVPCVGDDFFESGGHSLLVMRLATRIQERFNIALSARDIFSHPQFSALARLISLQVETARQTVVMSPIRKANAGRVEFPLSFPQQRLWFLDQLNLGGSQYNMTGAWTLQGKVDPHRLEDAFNQVVSRHAILRTRFVTRDGIPYQYVEENSGIEFRYIEKLSDEDIHSHIQQEVRSGFDLAHGSLLRVLLLNKKQKDEEYLLVVNMHHIISDGWSMNILVNEVSAFWQQGHQTKPVLSSLPLPLIQYGDYALWQHECVEQGDFSEQLAYWQQHLGGHKGILALPADKPRSSSGVGRAGEIPLRLNRNELSQLQQLAKHHDCTLYIVLLAAYAVVLQRYSGDNDIVIGTAVANRRRRELEGLIGFFVNTLGLRVDLSEDMPLSSYLQQVKKVVLDGFANEDVPFDMVLERITPPRLPGINPLFQSMFILQTASPATVSLDGLDITPMHLPLEESKFDLFLNLEEVQGELVGQLIFNRDIFHPNRIHKQAEYFTALLASWVKEPNRTLSQLSASMPTARQIKPVLSPQDIRGLLDKLAREGSK comes from the coding sequence ATGAGTAATAAGAGTATGGAACCAGCCTCACTTTCTTATGGACAAAGAGCACTCTGGTTTCAGCATTATGCGAATAATAAAACACCTTTTAATCATCTTAGTTTTGCTGCGAAGATTCTATCGGGTAAAGATCCTGCGCGACTATATAAGGCGTTAAACTATTTATTTCATCAATATGATTCTCTGCGTATGAAATACGTTGAGCATGACGGTGATATTTTCCAGCAGGTCGTGCACGACATTGACTTACCTCTTGTGGAAATTGATGCGACTGCATTGGATAACTCGGAACTGCTGGCCAATATTGCCGATGCAGCTGACGAACCGTACGATCTTTCATCCGGTATTTTGATGAAAGCGAAACTATACCATTGTCTGAATGGTGAACTGGTACTCTTCTTAGGTTTTCATCATATCGCTGTTGACCTATGGTCGATGAGCCACTTTATTAAAGAGTTAGGAAAAGCGTTTGCCTGTCAACATCCTGAAGAGCCTCTGTGGCAGGAACGCTTGAATAACTACATTGAGTTTATCAATTATCAGTCTTCCGTGATGCAGGGGAGCAAGGGAGAAGCGCTGCTAAATTATTGGCGTACAGAACTAGGGCAGGATATTCCTGTTCTGCAATTACCCGAGGATAAGCTGCGCCCCGTTAATAAGAGTTATCATGCGGCATCAATCCGCTTCGAACTACCGGAAAAGCTGGAAGAAGAATTACGTACCTTCGCAAAAAAACAAGGTGTATCGCTTTATCCGGTATTGTTGGCGATATATAACGTGTTGTTGCATAAATATTCAGCGCAAACAGATATCGTCGTTGGATCACCTTGTGCAGGGCGCAGCCGGGCACATTTCCGGGAAACGTTTGGTTTTTTCGTCAATATTCTGGTGAATCGCCAGCGGGTCGAACCAACCATGCCTTTCCGTGCATTAGTGGCTGAGATTAACCAGCGCACGGCGAAACATTTGCGTAAACAGGATTACCCCCATGCTGCTCTGCACCAGAAAATAGCTCTCCAGCATGACAGGAGTCGTTCGCCTTTTTATGACGTTGAATTTGTCTATGACCATCCGCGCTTTATTGAAGATATCGCACCATTTATTCAGGGTTGGAATGGGGCAAGACTTGAGCTGGGGGAGCTGGTATTTGAATCGCTGGCTTTTGAAAAACGGTGGCTGGAACGTGATCTACAGCTTTTTATTGCACAAGGGCGGGATAAACTTTACTGCACGCTGAGTTATAACCAGGATCTATTTTTCACTCAGACGGCTCAACGATTTGTCAGGCATTTTATTAATCTGCTCAGTGCTGCAATCAGAGAACCAGACAGTACTATCGGGTCACTGGACTGTTTAAGTTCGCAAGAACGTGAGCAAATCTTGCAGCAATGGAATCAGACGAAGCGCAGCTACCCGGATGTAGGGTGGGGGCATGACTGGTTGCAGAGACAAGCACGGGAGACTCCCTATAGAACGGCGCTTTCTTTTGCTGGTCATCAGCTTACCTATCAGCAACTTGACCAGCGTATTGACCGCTTGGCCGCAGTGCTTTCCGCCCGAGGGATTATGGCAGAGTCGATGGTGCCAGTTTTTATGCACCGCTCTGTAGATATGGTAACGGCTATTCATGCCATCATGCGTGCTGGCGGTGCCTATGTACCCATAGATCCAGACTTGCCTGTCGAGCGTATCAAATGGATGCTTGATGAAGTCTCTGCCAATTTGGTACTGACGCAAAAAGCGTTACTCAGGCAATGGGAGGCTACAGGCATCGAAGATACCGTACTGGTAGTGGATGATGATAATTTACCTGTGGTGCCTATCAACTCCGTCACTCTGACGGCGGATAATGCGGCCTATATGATTTATACCTCGGGTTCTACGGGACGACCCAAAGGGGTAGTAAATACGCATGGTGGTATACGTAACCGTATTTTGTGGATGCAAGAGGCGTTGCAGTTAACCAGTGATGACCGCGTCTTACAGAAAACACCTTATTCGTTCGATGTATCTGTATGGGAATTCCTGTGGCCATTTTTAGCGGGGGCACAACTGGTGATTGCCCGGCCTGGAGGGCATAAGGATGCAGAGTACCTGATCGATCTGATCATTACGGAAGCGGTAACGACGCTTCATTTTGTCCCATCAATGTTACAGCTTTTTCTCTCTAATCCGCGTTGTGGCGAATGTACTTCTCTAAAGCGTGTAGTATGCAGTGGGGAAGTACTACCAGTGGAGCTGGTCCGTCAGTTTTATCGTCAGTTTTCTGATTGCACTTTGTACAATCTTTACGGTCCCACTGAGGCGGCGGTGGATGTTTCATGGTGGCAATGTCGCCCAACAGATGACCTTGCTATAGTGCCAATTGGTTACCCTATTGCAAATACACAACTTTATATCCTGGATGAAAATCTCAATCCCGTGCCCATTGGTGTTGCCGGAGAGTTATATATCGCTGGATGTCAGTTAGCGAGAGGATACTGGAATCAGCCCACGCTCACTGCTGAGCGTTTTATCGCTAATCCGTTCGCCGGGCGTGCCGAACAGCGAATGTATAAGACGGGCGATATTGCTCGCTACCGTGACAATGGTGAGATTGAATACCTGGGACGTTCGGACTTCCAGGTAAAAATCCGTGGATTCAGAATTGAATTAGGCGAAATAGAAGCCAGGCTAAAAGTACATCACCAGATAAAGGATGCAGTGGTGATGACTTATGGTGAAGGTGACGAAAAATTTTTATGTGCTTGGCTGGTGGCTGATACAGAATTATCGTTGATCGCGCTGCGTGAATATCTGTCTAAATCGCTGCCAGAATATATGGTCCCTTCTCATTTTTCCCGGTTGAATCAACTGCCGCTATCTCCTAATGGCAAGCTCGACAGAAAGGCGTTGCCGACACCGGAACCAGATAACAGTCTGTACGCAAGGCAACAATATGTGGCGCCGACAGATGACATTGAGTCTCGACTGGTGGATATTTTCCGCCACCTGCTGGCGGTGGAACATGTTGGTATTGAGGATGATTTCTTTCTGCTTGGTGGTCATTCGCTAAAAGCCATGACTCTGATTGGCGAGATTAACAAAACACTGCACGTCAAACTGTCAATCAACGATATTTTCGCTAATACGCAAGTTAAAGCCCTGGCTGCGCTTATCCGCAATTGCTCACCCAGTGAGCAGATAGTCATTGTACCGGTAAGTGACAAGAGCAGTTATCCCGCCTCATTTGCACAACGGCGATTGTATATGATCGAACAGTTAAATGGGGTGGGAACGAGTTACAACATGGCGGGTGCGTTGTTAGTAGAAGGCGTACTGGATCATACGCGGCTGGAGGAGGCTTTCCTCCAGCTTATTCAGCAACATGAAAGTCTGCGGACATCTTTTGCGATGGAGAGCGACGTCATTGTACAGCGAATACATCCAGACGTTCCTTTTTCCATCAGTACGGATGAGGTGATAGACGCGCAGGTTGATGATTTGATCACCCGTTTTGTCAGACCATTCGATTTAGGCCATGCACCGCTATTGCGTGTGGGGGTGGCGCGCGTGGGGGACGAGCGGCATATCTTACTGTTCGATATGCATCACATTATTTCAGACGGCGTGTCGATAGCGCTGTTGATCGATGATTTTGTCCGTTTGTATGCCGGAGAGCAGACGCTGCCACGGAGCATCCACTATAAGGATTTCTCTGCCTGGCAGCATCAGTGGCTGTCTAGTCCGGCGTCTAGTGCAGAAGAGCAGTACTGGCTAGAGACCTTTGCTGATCAGGCTCCGGTTCTGAATCTGATGACTGACTATCCACGACCGCCCGTGCTGAATTTTGACGGTAGCAGCATCGAACTTAGTGCAGATCCGGTGTTAAGTGGAAAACTTCGCACTCTGGCGCGGGAAACCGGGGCGACGCTCTATATGGTGATGTTGGCTGCGTACAACGTAATGCTGGCGAAGTACTCTGGGCAACACGACATTGTAGTCGGGTCACCCGTTGCCTGTCGCCCGCTTGCCGAGACACAAAATGTCATCGGCATGTTTGTCAATACGCTGGCGATGCGTAATACACCACACCATGACCAGACTTTCAGGACGTTTCTGCATAGTGTTAAACAGAATGCGGTGCAGGCATTTGAGCATCAAAACTATCCATTTGAGCAGTTGGTGGAAAAACTGGATATTCCACGTGATGCCAGCCGGAATCCGTTGTTTGATACGCTGTTTGCTCTACAGAATACAGAATCTGGTCGATGGGATATTGCAGGGTTACGTTTTACTCCGTGGCCGCTGGCATCTGTAACTGCCAAGTTTGATTTAGCTATTACCGCTTATGATGCAGATGAACAGATCAGGTTTAACTGGAGTTATCGTACTTGCTTATTTAAGCAGGCAACCATTGAGCAGATGGCCGGGCATTTTATTAATATCCTGCAACAGGTGACAGAAAATGTGGACGTCAGGATTGAAGATGTGAATCTGCTCTCCGCTACGGAACAACATCAGCTTCTTTGTGAGTTTAACAACACGACAACTGACTACCCGGACAATAAACTTTTCCATACTTTATTTGAGCAGCAGGCAGCGCGTTTGCCAGACTGTCCTGCGGTAGTCTTGGGTAACAAGCAACTCACCTATCGCCAATTGAATAACAAAGCGAATCGTCTGGCCGCCTTATTACGGGCGAAAGGAGTTAGAGCCAACCAGCCGGTGGGAATTATGGCAGTGCGCTCTATCGAGCTCATTGTGGGTATTCTTGGAATATTTAAGTCCGGTGGTGTTTATTTACCACTTGACCCTCAATTACCCACAGAGCGTATTGCCTACATGTTAGAGGACAGCCATAGTGAGTTTCTCCTTATGGTCGGACCAGGCAATAATGCTATTCCCTTTCATGGTAACGTGATTGATCTTACCGCATTTCCCGAAGAGGAAATATACTGCCATGAACTAGAAAATAGCGTACAACCAACTGATTTAGCTTATATTATATACACTTCTGGTTCGACAGGAAAACCCAAAGGAGTAATGATAGAACACCGATCATTCGTGAACTTTCTTTATGCAATGTATGACGGTTACGCGGGTGATATTGGTCCTGGAGACAGAGGATTAACCCTATCCTCTATCAGCTTTGATGTGACAATTTTTGAACTTTTCCTTCCATTAGCGTTTGGTGCCTGTCTGGTGCTGTATGAAAATACGGATTTTGTGGAGCCAAGAGAGCTTGCTCAGACCCTTATTGAGCAGGCTATCACACTGACTTACATACCTCCTTCATTGTTGAATGAGGTAAATGATGAGCTTCACCAAAGCAAGGTACCGCTGGTGCTCAATAAACTGATGGTTGCTGTTGAGCCCTTCAAAGCACAGGCACTGGATAATTATCTGTCCCTCAATCCTGCGATGACCATCCTCAATGGTTATGGACCGACTGAGTCAACCGTGCTGGCCACTGTATTTCCTTATCAGCGCGGGACGGTAGACGGGAAATATGTCCCGATTGGGAAACCTTTGCCCAATATACGCATTATGATCTTGAATGGCGATCGCCTGGTTCCTGTAGGTGTCGTGGGGGAACTCTGTATTGTCGGAGAGGGATTATCCCGGGGATACCTGAATCTTCCTGATGTGACAGCAGAAAAATTCATCGCCAGCCCCTATACCAGTGAGCGTATGTACCGGACAGGCGATCTGGCACGCTGGCTGCCAGACGGCAATATTGAATTTATTGGCCGGGCGGATTTCCAAGTGAAAATGCGAGGTTACCGTATTGAGCTGGGTGAAATAGAATCTAATCTGCAACTTCTTGCCGGCATTAAAAAAGTCGTGGTGCTTGCTTGGAAGGATGACTTTCGCGGCATGTATTTGGCTGCTTATCTCAGCTACAAGGATGGCCAGCAGCCCTATAGTGTGGAGACATTGCGTGAACACCTGGCGCAGAGTTTGCCATCCTATATGATCCCTCTGCACTTTATGGTCATGGTGCAAATTCCTGTGACGACGAATGGGAAGATTGACCGCAAAAAACTGCCGCGTCCAACGGATCTAACGCAGGAGAGCACACAACCAAATCAGTTGTTCAATGATACTGAAGCGCAGCTGGCATCGTTGTGGTCTGAGTTATTAGGGAAAGTCCCTTGCGTGGGAGATGATTTCTTTGAGTCTGGTGGTCATTCGTTACTGGTAATGCGTCTGGCAACGCGTATTCAGGAGCGTTTCAACATCGCGCTTTCAGCACGCGATATTTTTTCCCACCCACAGTTTTCCGCCCTTGCCCGTCTGATAAGTTTGCAGGTTGAAACCGCCAGGCAAACGGTGGTGATGTCGCCAATACGTAAGGCCAATGCCGGACGTGTCGAATTTCCACTTTCTTTCCCCCAGCAGCGGCTCTGGTTCTTGGATCAATTGAACTTGGGCGGTAGTCAATACAACATGACAGGCGCATGGACATTGCAGGGAAAAGTTGATCCTCATCGTCTGGAGGATGCTTTCAATCAGGTCGTAAGTCGACATGCCATCCTGCGTACCCGATTTGTGACTCGTGATGGCATACCTTACCAATATGTGGAAGAAAACAGCGGTATTGAGTTTCGCTATATTGAAAAATTGAGCGATGAAGACATCCATTCACATATTCAGCAGGAAGTGAGAAGCGGATTTGATCTGGCTCATGGCTCTCTGTTGCGCGTACTACTGTTGAATAAGAAGCAGAAAGATGAAGAATATTTATTAGTTGTCAATATGCACCATATTATTTCGGACGGCTGGTCAATGAATATTCTGGTGAATGAAGTTAGCGCATTTTGGCAACAGGGACACCAGACTAAGCCGGTATTGTCATCATTACCGCTGCCGCTGATTCAATATGGTGATTATGCGCTCTGGCAGCACGAATGTGTTGAACAGGGCGATTTCTCTGAGCAACTGGCCTACTGGCAACAACATTTGGGCGGTCATAAAGGTATTTTAGCCTTACCGGCAGATAAACCCCGTTCTTCCTCCGGTGTGGGGCGAGCGGGAGAAATTCCCCTTCGCCTTAACCGTAACGAATTGAGTCAATTGCAGCAACTGGCTAAGCACCATGATTGTACTCTCTATATCGTGCTACTGGCGGCTTATGCGGTAGTACTACAACGTTACTCAGGTGACAATGATATTGTCATAGGTACTGCTGTTGCTAACCGACGGCGTCGGGAGCTTGAAGGGTTGATCGGTTTCTTCGTCAATACGTTGGGGTTGCGCGTTGATCTGTCCGAAGACATGCCGTTATCCAGCTATTTGCAGCAGGTTAAAAAAGTCGTGCTTGATGGTTTTGCTAACGAAGATGTGCCGTTTGATATGGTACTCGAACGCATCACCCCCCCACGTTTGCCCGGTATTAACCCGTTATTCCAATCAATGTTTATTTTGCAGACCGCCTCACCAGCAACGGTTTCTCTTGACGGTCTTGACATTACTCCTATGCATTTACCGCTGGAGGAGTCCAAGTTTGACTTGTTTCTCAATCTCGAAGAGGTGCAAGGGGAACTTGTGGGCCAGCTCATCTTCAATCGGGACATTTTTCATCCGAACCGCATTCATAAGCAAGCCGAGTACTTCACTGCTTTATTGGCATCGTGGGTGAAAGAGCCTAACAGAACACTTTCTCAACTGAGTGCGTCTATGCCAACAGCGCGCCAGATAAAACCGGTGCTTTCACCACAGGATATTCGCGGTCTTCTGGATAAATTGGCCCGAGAAGGGAGCAAATAA
- a CDS encoding AMP-binding protein: MDIKSEQQAQAYQAIITFLAEKLSIAESDVPDALIEETYVELMREQEAISAPQTISEQFELQALAHPNHRAVLWGQEVASYHELYVGMQYVASMLWKQGVIPGTQVGVYVSNPVLRLLTILGVLRAGGIAVIASPDNAVVTAKAVFSRSSVSCVLCEPSSVQVFTANVYPLITVERQQYAMPVELPPEIAAKEGGVMTFLCGHEVFLTQALLADRISSWKATLILHEYDVYALWQFEQADSWLDHALWVLTSGATLALPVQIPGEQVSPDVLADIQADVAYFDAPLLASFAGSGWRIPDRLRVILSGSEPLHRTSIASFFCRTDH; encoded by the coding sequence ATGGATATCAAGTCAGAGCAACAGGCACAAGCCTACCAGGCCATTATTACGTTTTTAGCCGAAAAATTATCGATAGCGGAATCTGATGTGCCGGACGCACTCATTGAGGAGACGTATGTCGAATTGATGCGTGAACAGGAGGCGATTTCTGCACCACAGACGATATCTGAGCAGTTCGAATTGCAGGCACTGGCACATCCGAATCACAGGGCTGTGCTATGGGGGCAAGAGGTAGCCAGCTACCACGAATTGTATGTAGGCATGCAGTATGTCGCCAGCATGTTATGGAAGCAAGGTGTTATACCTGGCACCCAGGTCGGTGTTTATGTGAGCAATCCTGTCCTGCGTTTATTGACGATTCTGGGAGTGTTAAGAGCGGGGGGCATCGCGGTCATTGCCTCTCCTGACAATGCGGTGGTAACAGCTAAGGCGGTGTTTTCCCGCAGTAGTGTGTCCTGTGTGCTCTGTGAACCTTCTTCCGTGCAGGTATTTACTGCGAATGTGTATCCTCTTATCACGGTCGAACGACAGCAATATGCTATGCCGGTTGAGCTTCCGCCTGAAATTGCGGCCAAAGAGGGTGGAGTGATGACTTTTTTATGTGGTCATGAGGTGTTCCTCACCCAGGCTTTGCTGGCAGACAGGATCTCATCTTGGAAAGCAACGCTGATTCTGCATGAATACGACGTCTACGCTCTGTGGCAGTTTGAGCAAGCAGATAGTTGGCTGGATCACGCACTTTGGGTGCTAACCAGCGGAGCGACACTAGCATTACCTGTGCAGATCCCAGGAGAGCAGGTGTCGCCTGATGTACTTGCCGATATTCAGGCCGATGTGGCTTATTTTGATGCACCACTGCTAGCGTCATTTGCTGGGAGCGGATGGCGGATACCCGATAGACTTCGTGTGATTTTGTCTGGCAGCGAGCCGCTTCATCGTACTTCCATCGCCTCATTTTTTTGCCGAACAGACCACTGA